A window from Sphingobacterium hotanense encodes these proteins:
- a CDS encoding nicotinamide mononucleotide adenylyltransferase: MAREIYETKRKALKINLNPDIYGTFAEIGAGQEVARNFFEAGAASGTIAKTMSAYDMAFSDAIYGVEESGRYVSRTRLNKMLDHEFDLLTERLQGEKYKSKKFFAFADTVTTLNFTKSNEPHGWIGIRFQHEVDGPTNDIVIHVRLLDSDNRLQTKVLGILGVNLVFAAYYYAEDPQTMIESLADNLSVGSVEIDLVKVSGPIFEKANERLLNLYLIAKGFAKAAIFKPDAKAAQIKDYLYKKNIIILRTKYRQKSNPNFDLFNLAVEEFRKNTGATPEDTVVLIEVLMGNVLDENSSITDEDLNYFAERAEYLCSTGNNILVSNFRRNNHLAEFVQSFKPKHVGIATNVYNLKNIFTTHNYNKENYTNELLSYISGMFSKNVKLYAYPYLDKKKEQIVTTKNMPVSEEAKPLFDFLLQNKYIIDIENYDEKFVKTV, translated from the coding sequence ATGGCTAGAGAAATTTATGAAACAAAGCGAAAAGCGCTTAAAATAAACCTAAACCCTGATATTTACGGAACATTTGCAGAGATCGGAGCCGGACAAGAGGTTGCCCGTAACTTCTTCGAAGCAGGCGCCGCATCAGGTACTATCGCAAAAACCATGTCGGCCTATGATATGGCTTTCTCCGATGCAATTTATGGCGTGGAGGAGTCTGGTCGCTACGTGAGCCGTACGCGCTTAAACAAAATGCTAGACCATGAGTTCGATTTATTAACCGAACGCCTACAGGGCGAAAAATACAAAAGCAAGAAATTCTTCGCCTTCGCGGATACCGTAACTACCTTAAACTTCACGAAATCCAATGAACCGCATGGCTGGATCGGAATCCGTTTCCAACATGAGGTCGACGGACCGACCAATGATATCGTTATCCACGTCCGCTTATTAGACTCTGATAATAGATTGCAAACAAAAGTATTGGGGATCTTAGGTGTAAACTTAGTATTCGCCGCTTATTACTACGCGGAAGATCCACAAACGATGATCGAATCGCTAGCAGACAACCTATCGGTAGGATCGGTAGAAATCGACTTAGTTAAAGTATCTGGCCCTATATTCGAGAAAGCGAATGAACGCCTGCTGAACCTCTACCTGATCGCCAAAGGATTTGCTAAGGCCGCTATCTTTAAACCTGACGCAAAGGCCGCACAGATTAAAGATTACTTATACAAAAAGAACATCATCATCCTTCGTACTAAATACCGTCAGAAGTCAAATCCTAACTTTGACCTCTTCAATCTTGCCGTAGAAGAATTCCGCAAGAATACCGGAGCAACGCCGGAGGACACTGTAGTGCTTATTGAGGTATTGATGGGAAATGTATTGGATGAGAACTCAAGCATCACAGACGAGGATCTAAATTACTTTGCAGAACGTGCGGAATACCTTTGTTCCACAGGAAACAATATCTTGGTATCCAACTTCCGCCGCAACAACCACCTCGCCGAGTTTGTTCAAAGCTTCAAACCAAAGCATGTAGGTATTGCAACCAACGTGTACAACCTGAAGAATATCTTCACCACACACAACTACAACAAAGAAAACTATACAAACGAGTTGTTATCCTATATCTCCGGTATGTTCAGCAAAAACGTAAAACTTTACGCCTACCCATACCTAGACAAAAAGAAAGAACAAATCGTGACCACCAAGAATATGCCGGTATCCGAAGAAGCAAAACCGCTATTCGACTTCCTATTGCAAAACAAATACATCATCGATATCGAAAACTACGACGAGAAGTTTGTTAAAACAGTATAG
- a CDS encoding NUDIX hydrolase has protein sequence MEKWKVLDSKYIIQRPWATLRVDRLEMPNGNIKEEYYVLEYPKWVNMIGITKENTILFVKQYRHGAGKVLVELPAGVVEDGEEPELAARRELLEETGYAFDSIEYVCKLYANPATSGNPTFTYILQGGVKIQEQELDTSEDIEVVEMSIEEAKAFLFDNKIGQALHASALFYSFKKLGLL, from the coding sequence ATGGAAAAGTGGAAAGTATTAGATTCTAAATACATCATTCAGCGCCCTTGGGCAACGCTAAGAGTCGATCGACTCGAAATGCCCAATGGCAATATCAAAGAGGAGTATTATGTGCTAGAATACCCGAAATGGGTAAATATGATCGGTATTACTAAAGAAAATACCATCCTCTTTGTTAAACAGTATCGCCATGGTGCCGGCAAAGTATTGGTAGAGCTTCCTGCAGGCGTGGTAGAAGACGGCGAGGAGCCGGAACTAGCAGCGCGCAGAGAGCTATTGGAAGAGACCGGCTATGCATTCGATTCCATTGAATATGTTTGTAAGCTCTACGCAAACCCGGCTACTTCAGGCAATCCAACCTTCACCTATATTCTTCAAGGCGGCGTGAAAATACAAGAACAGGAACTCGATACTTCCGAAGACATCGAAGTGGTCGAGATGAGTATAGAGGAAGCGAAGGCTTTTCTATTCGACAATAAAATCGGACAGGCACTCCATGCCTCTGCCCTATTCTACAGTTTTAAGAAGTTAGGTTTACTTTAA
- a CDS encoding arginine deiminase-related protein yields MQTTDTILLVRPYLFRKNEETAINNYFQSEEIPPRKINQTATSEFDNFASLLQHAGIRTIVIQNNGKHQTPDSIFPNHVVSFHGDGATLYPMFAYNRRRERNLNYLGQLK; encoded by the coding sequence ATGCAAACCACTGATACGATTTTATTAGTTCGTCCCTATTTATTTAGGAAAAACGAAGAAACCGCGATCAATAACTACTTCCAGAGCGAGGAAATACCTCCTAGAAAGATCAATCAAACTGCTACTTCCGAGTTCGACAATTTTGCATCCCTGCTGCAACATGCAGGAATTCGGACCATTGTAATCCAAAACAATGGAAAACATCAAACGCCCGATAGTATCTTTCCAAATCATGTCGTTTCTTTCCACGGGGATGGCGCGACCCTCTACCCCATGTTTGCCTATAATAGGCGACGCGAGCGCAATCTGAACTATCTGGGTCAGCTTAAATGA
- a CDS encoding N-acetylmuramoyl-L-alanine amidase: protein MIRNVFTYLVIAALATSCGGGKYAATEKVYKKKAKEFSEIYKEAPVEGQLAKIGADQKAWIGSTNFGMRKPNYVMIHHTAQASLDQTVKTFHNQKVGVSSHYVIGRDGKIVQMVNDYFRAHHAGAGKWGNDTDLNSSSIGIELDNNGTTDPWPDAQIQALVKLLQQLKTSYNIPQGNFIGHMDYAPTRKSDPSRFPWKTLADQGFGYWYEQPLEEVPANFDVKIALRIIGFDVKNLDAAIKGFKYHYIQENPNVATLNEHEKRILYAIFKKYLD, encoded by the coding sequence ATGATTAGAAACGTATTTACATATTTGGTTATTGCGGCATTGGCGACCTCTTGCGGAGGTGGTAAATATGCCGCAACGGAGAAAGTTTATAAGAAAAAAGCAAAGGAATTTTCGGAAATCTACAAGGAAGCGCCCGTAGAAGGTCAGCTAGCGAAGATTGGTGCTGATCAAAAGGCGTGGATTGGTTCTACTAACTTTGGGATGCGGAAGCCTAATTACGTGATGATCCATCATACGGCACAAGCGTCGCTAGATCAGACGGTGAAGACTTTCCATAATCAAAAGGTTGGCGTTAGCTCGCATTATGTAATTGGTCGGGATGGCAAGATCGTGCAGATGGTGAACGATTATTTCAGAGCCCACCACGCCGGAGCCGGCAAATGGGGCAATGATACAGACTTAAATTCATCTTCGATCGGTATCGAGCTTGACAATAATGGTACTACCGATCCATGGCCAGATGCTCAAATACAGGCTTTGGTGAAGTTGCTGCAACAGCTAAAGACTTCGTACAATATCCCGCAAGGCAATTTCATAGGACATATGGACTATGCGCCGACGCGTAAGAGTGATCCGTCTCGCTTCCCTTGGAAAACCCTCGCCGACCAAGGTTTCGGATACTGGTATGAGCAACCGCTGGAAGAAGTCCCGGCAAACTTTGATGTCAAAATAGCACTGCGCATCATCGGTTTCGACGTAAAAAACCTAGATGCAGCCATCAAAGGTTTCAAATATCATTATATACAAGAAAATCCAAATGTCGCAACATTAAACGAGCATGAAAAGCGGATTTTGTATGCGATATTTAAGAAATATTTGGATTAG
- a CDS encoding arginine deiminase-related protein — MKGFEFEKLNDYSVYEESELFLEGNGALILDRVHRIAYISLSDRSHENLAIIFCNDHGYEPVIFQSFHQFDAQLKPIFHSNRMMSLGIHFCVICWDFIPDIDARIKIEQRLIKTNKEIITISMEQMHQFAGNMVEIKNKKGHPFICMSTRAFDSLTTSQKIILSRHGMLLHAPLYNIEKFGGGSARCMIADVFYKNY, encoded by the coding sequence ATGAAAGGCTTCGAATTTGAGAAATTGAATGATTACAGCGTTTATGAAGAAAGCGAGCTCTTCTTGGAAGGGAATGGTGCATTGATTCTGGATCGGGTGCATCGTATTGCCTACATCTCTCTATCCGATCGATCGCATGAGAACCTAGCCATAATCTTTTGTAACGACCATGGCTACGAACCTGTTATCTTTCAATCATTCCATCAATTCGACGCCCAGCTAAAGCCGATATTCCACAGCAATAGGATGATGTCATTAGGTATCCATTTCTGTGTTATATGTTGGGATTTCATTCCTGACATAGATGCTAGAATCAAGATTGAACAACGGCTTATCAAGACGAATAAAGAAATAATAACGATCAGTATGGAGCAAATGCATCAGTTTGCCGGAAATATGGTCGAGATAAAGAATAAGAAGGGGCACCCTTTTATCTGTATGAGCACGCGCGCTTTCGACAGCCTGACGACAAGCCAAAAAATCATATTAAGCAGACACGGGATGCTGTTGCATGCGCCACTCTATAATATTGAAAAGTTTGGTGGCGGAAGTGCGAGATGTATGATCGCCGACGTCTTTTACAAAAATTATTAA
- the gcvP gene encoding aminomethyl-transferring glycine dehydrogenase: MSNINYQEKFQDRHNGPSASQVEEMLTVLGVSSLDELIEQTVPAQIRKKEPLKLPAALSEVAYLEKVAQIAEKNKVFKSYIGQGYFDVILPGVIQRNVFENPGWYTQYTPYQAEIAQGRLQALLNFQTMVSDLTGLEVANASLLDEATAAAEAMFMLYSTRKNKDAHTFLVTPNIYPQTLDVLQTRAVPFGVEIRVADLTVENLADDVFAAFIQYPAADGSVNEYKEFTAYAHDKNITICVATDLMALALLTPPGEWGADVVVGNSQRFGVPMGFGGPHAAFFATKDAYKRNIPGRIIGVTSDSNGEYALRMALQTREQHIRRDKASSNICTAQALLAIMASFYAVYHGPKGIKNIALRINDLTKLADKAIQALGYKQLNATYFDTLRFEVDKELSPLKSEALNQELNFYYADNTVGISIDETTTLADIETIVKVFAKIKGKSVNDVDLSGFTKELGNSIPEELERASDYLTHPVFNSYHSESEMLRYIKSLEAKDLSLCHSMIPLGSCTMKLNATTEMVPVTWARFGGLHPFAPADQTTGYMQLINELNDWLCEITGFAKMSFQPNSGAQGEYAGLMVIRAYHHSRGDLNRDICLIPASAHGTNPASASMAGLKVVVVKCDERGNIDVEDLRAKATEHSANLNSLMVTYPSTHGVFEEPIVEICNIIHENGGQVYMDGANMNAQVGLTSPGYIGADVCHLNLHKTFCIPHGGGGPGMGPIGVAAHLVPFLPNHEVVEISGEEGISAVSAAPFGSASILVISHAYIAMMGGEGLTDATKTAILNANYIKARLESHYPVLYAGANGRCAHEMILDCRGFKNVGIEVADIAKRLMDYGFHAPTVSFPVAGTLMVEPTESESKAELDRFCEALIAIRQEIAAVENGEVDQKDNVLKHAPHTARVVTADEWDRPYSRQKAAYPVEYLRINKFWPSVGRVNDSQGDRTLICSCPPIEAYAEA, translated from the coding sequence ATGAGTAACATAAATTACCAAGAGAAATTCCAGGATCGCCACAACGGTCCTAGCGCTTCGCAAGTAGAGGAAATGTTGACTGTACTTGGCGTTAGCTCCTTAGACGAACTAATCGAGCAAACCGTACCTGCGCAAATCCGTAAAAAAGAACCTTTAAAGTTGCCTGCAGCATTAAGCGAGGTTGCTTACCTTGAAAAGGTTGCTCAAATCGCTGAAAAAAACAAAGTATTCAAATCTTATATCGGTCAGGGATATTTCGATGTAATCTTACCTGGCGTTATTCAACGTAACGTATTCGAGAATCCAGGATGGTACACACAGTACACGCCTTACCAAGCTGAAATCGCACAGGGTCGTCTTCAAGCCTTATTGAACTTCCAAACGATGGTTTCTGACTTAACGGGCTTAGAAGTAGCGAATGCATCATTATTGGATGAAGCTACTGCTGCTGCTGAGGCGATGTTTATGCTATACAGCACGCGCAAAAACAAAGATGCTCATACATTCCTAGTAACCCCGAATATCTACCCGCAAACACTGGATGTATTGCAAACTAGAGCGGTGCCATTTGGTGTAGAGATCCGTGTGGCAGACTTAACTGTTGAAAACTTAGCAGACGATGTATTCGCAGCGTTTATCCAATATCCTGCTGCTGATGGTTCTGTAAATGAATACAAAGAGTTCACGGCTTATGCTCATGATAAAAATATCACAATCTGTGTTGCTACAGATTTAATGGCTTTAGCTTTATTAACGCCTCCAGGAGAATGGGGAGCAGACGTTGTTGTGGGTAACTCACAGCGTTTCGGCGTACCGATGGGCTTTGGTGGTCCTCACGCAGCGTTCTTCGCAACAAAAGACGCCTACAAACGTAATATCCCAGGTCGTATCATCGGTGTAACTTCCGATTCGAACGGTGAATATGCATTGCGTATGGCGCTTCAAACTCGTGAGCAACACATCCGTAGAGATAAAGCTTCTTCTAATATCTGTACTGCGCAAGCATTACTAGCTATTATGGCTTCTTTCTACGCGGTTTACCACGGTCCAAAAGGGATTAAAAACATCGCTTTACGTATCAATGATCTAACTAAACTTGCTGATAAAGCAATCCAAGCCTTAGGTTACAAACAATTAAATGCGACTTACTTCGATACTTTACGTTTCGAAGTCGATAAAGAACTTAGCCCATTGAAGTCTGAAGCTTTGAATCAAGAGCTTAACTTTTACTACGCTGATAATACCGTAGGAATCTCTATCGATGAGACTACGACACTAGCAGATATCGAAACTATCGTGAAAGTATTCGCGAAGATCAAAGGTAAATCTGTAAATGATGTTGATCTATCTGGTTTCACCAAAGAATTAGGAAACTCTATTCCAGAGGAATTAGAGCGCGCTTCTGATTACTTAACACACCCTGTTTTCAATAGCTACCACTCTGAAAGCGAGATGTTGCGTTACATCAAATCGTTAGAAGCAAAAGATCTTTCACTTTGTCATTCGATGATTCCTTTAGGATCATGTACGATGAAGTTGAACGCGACAACCGAGATGGTACCTGTTACTTGGGCTCGTTTCGGCGGATTACATCCATTCGCTCCTGCAGACCAAACAACAGGATACATGCAATTGATCAACGAATTGAACGATTGGTTGTGTGAAATCACTGGATTCGCTAAAATGTCGTTCCAACCGAACTCTGGTGCACAGGGTGAATACGCAGGATTAATGGTTATCCGTGCTTATCATCACAGCCGTGGAGATTTGAATAGAGATATCTGTTTAATCCCGGCTTCTGCACACGGAACAAACCCGGCTTCGGCATCTATGGCAGGCTTGAAAGTGGTTGTTGTGAAATGTGACGAGCGCGGAAACATCGATGTGGAAGACTTAAGAGCAAAAGCAACGGAGCATTCGGCAAACTTAAACTCGCTAATGGTAACTTATCCATCTACGCACGGAGTATTCGAAGAGCCGATTGTTGAGATCTGTAATATCATCCACGAAAATGGTGGTCAAGTATATATGGACGGTGCGAACATGAACGCACAGGTAGGTTTAACAAGCCCAGGATATATTGGTGCTGACGTTTGTCACTTAAACTTACACAAAACATTCTGTATCCCTCACGGTGGTGGTGGTCCTGGTATGGGTCCAATCGGCGTAGCGGCACACTTAGTACCTTTCTTACCTAACCACGAAGTCGTGGAAATCTCTGGCGAAGAGGGTATCTCAGCTGTATCTGCAGCACCTTTCGGTTCAGCATCTATCTTAGTAATCTCCCACGCATACATCGCAATGATGGGTGGCGAAGGATTAACCGATGCTACGAAAACTGCCATCTTAAATGCTAACTACATTAAAGCACGCTTAGAGTCGCACTACCCGGTATTATACGCTGGTGCTAACGGACGTTGTGCACACGAGATGATCTTAGATTGTCGTGGTTTCAAAAACGTAGGAATCGAAGTTGCAGATATCGCAAAACGTTTGATGGACTACGGTTTCCACGCTCCAACTGTGTCATTCCCTGTTGCTGGTACCTTAATGGTTGAGCCTACAGAGTCTGAGTCTAAAGCAGAGTTAGATCGTTTCTGCGAAGCATTAATCGCTATCCGCCAAGAAATCGCTGCTGTAGAAAATGGCGAGGTTGACCAAAAAGATAACGTATTGAAACATGCGCCACATACGGCACGCGTAGTAACTGCAGACGAGTGGGATAGACCTTACTCGCGTCAAAAAGCAGCTTACCCTGTTGAATACTTAAGAATCAATAAATTCTGGCCTTCCGTAGGTCGTGTAAACGACTCACAAGGCGATAGAACGTTAATCTGTTCTTGTCCTCCAATCGAAGCTTACGCAGAAGCGTAG
- a CDS encoding 3-keto-disaccharide hydrolase has protein sequence MKRLNLLGATLFLMFMAFSLGASSQKKLFTFGVEKSFDESIVNPKAKGKPIQWIDVNTSDTTWIPKGKVLVNKGNPIGVIRSEKMYENFIIHVEWRHLEKGGNSGVFVWSDAVPGKNDLPMGMEVQMLELDWVNQNTRDGVTPPIAYVHGELFGAGGMTASPDNPRGDRSKSIENRCLGVGEWNKYTVVCIDGTVKLAINGKFVNSIRLASKRKGYVCLEAEGALMEFRNFQLIELEPGVGRPEFVVDAL, from the coding sequence ATGAAGAGACTAAACCTATTGGGCGCAACGTTATTTCTAATGTTTATGGCTTTTTCCTTGGGAGCAAGTTCACAGAAAAAGCTTTTCACCTTTGGTGTGGAGAAAAGTTTTGATGAATCTATCGTCAATCCCAAGGCAAAAGGAAAGCCGATACAGTGGATTGATGTAAACACTTCGGATACGACCTGGATACCCAAAGGGAAGGTTTTGGTGAACAAGGGCAATCCAATTGGAGTGATCCGCTCAGAGAAAATGTATGAGAATTTTATCATCCATGTGGAATGGCGACATTTGGAAAAAGGAGGTAATTCAGGGGTATTTGTATGGTCGGATGCGGTTCCTGGGAAGAATGACCTGCCGATGGGCATGGAAGTACAGATGTTAGAGCTCGATTGGGTGAATCAGAATACAAGGGACGGTGTTACACCGCCGATTGCCTACGTGCATGGGGAATTGTTTGGTGCCGGAGGAATGACCGCATCACCGGATAATCCTCGTGGAGACCGCAGTAAGTCGATCGAGAATCGCTGTTTGGGAGTTGGGGAATGGAACAAGTATACTGTTGTTTGTATTGATGGCACCGTAAAATTGGCTATAAATGGTAAATTTGTCAATAGCATCCGCTTGGCTTCAAAGCGAAAAGGTTATGTTTGCCTGGAAGCGGAAGGCGCGCTGATGGAGTTTCGGAATTTTCAGCTGATCGAGCTGGAACCGGGAGTTGGGCGGCCTGAATTTGTGGTTGATGCTCTGTAA